A portion of the Bdellovibrionales bacterium genome contains these proteins:
- a CDS encoding N-6 DNA methylase gives MASSLKAKRSTNPIPKTPPLEEAKGVIGDLEKYIFTSLFNKIYVLNDLKIENPEHWAGERGNFEFFFEKFFDISQGVSNSETKSWTHTETLENWILPILHSLGWGGIEGAENDHFALNASVNFVDETGNDLNAKPTVVIAESVDGKKRIKSAKFDGAFQEVRNFGLVCLNTGYYDSWSEMRSGLYDNKRDELTKFGDVFSNYNSNEKASFYLKTFGHNWGIATDGYTWRLFSKSSTNSPSTFFEFKLGRLFDDMRTSAADKDNESIKEAIKYFYWFFSKEGLFGKPISLANTTLSRSKNYFEDLEDDLKGRFVHAMTISVNGLFETFKGKSNEEDHLDLIRDTSESLIFSLLFIRSCESNRVIPHNQSYLKVSLASLIRRIRDYSPQADTKTNFERLNFSVTSLFGKAITPNGYEVFSYIQGLMSILQFGAGAKYEFGFKIDGFKETVFSTEELSFFKANKLPNECFIKLLFEMFYESSNRKYLEIPFESFTPRHLGSIYESFLEYRIAVEKKAYLHVKRIVNDRVKWKWIPKSKFKENSAARVTFVIRPGDLRFKPADEDKKEAGAVYTPDVIVQHIVNSTLRPLVVGKSAEKILSLKVCDPAMGSGHFLIAALNFLSAAYVRALTKGGGTLGTSDLVKARREILKSCIFGIDKNPRAVKLAKLSLWLESAAIDRNLERLDDQLIHGNSLHQTTVWKEHKGMRDGAFDAVVGNPPYVRANAMAEEDREYCRKHFKTVTGAWDLFVPFLELCLKLCKGDGRYGQILSNKIAVADYAELIRKQLIEDTSLEMIFDYTKCKKIFDSASVVPITIIGSKTVLDIPGSISVGTPKDEDLSDPNKVLTAVSPKDLLGKKFAFEIFKTSDDNAILDSLFQNPSLESVEPNVRTGIMGFEYWDHEPFIKDAAVYKGKGATWKVITPGLFNRLEYTWGTDSLKLYKKKFAKPVMLKQNNLLSSETEDMFNSPKVVIRGVGKGICAILDIEGIAPLVGVHSVVSPKFPYFTLALFNSLLVDWIYATKLLGSKIPQGSLKYPLAFIKNLPFKEAGLNDIETRLKALLSNTVVSDQVVCQMNEIILNHYSVERSRWIEMYDKVRETIDLDYDFKTFLGE, from the coding sequence ATGGCATCTTCTCTAAAGGCCAAGCGGTCAACTAATCCAATTCCGAAAACACCGCCGCTCGAGGAAGCTAAAGGCGTCATTGGAGATCTCGAAAAATATATCTTTACCTCACTGTTCAACAAAATTTATGTCCTAAACGATCTGAAAATTGAAAATCCTGAGCATTGGGCTGGAGAGAGGGGAAATTTTGAATTTTTCTTCGAGAAGTTCTTTGATATCTCTCAAGGGGTTTCCAATAGCGAAACAAAATCTTGGACCCATACTGAGACTCTTGAAAATTGGATTCTACCGATTCTCCACAGCCTCGGTTGGGGGGGAATAGAAGGTGCAGAGAACGACCATTTCGCGTTGAATGCTTCGGTAAATTTCGTGGACGAGACCGGGAACGATCTAAACGCAAAACCCACAGTCGTTATCGCCGAAAGTGTTGATGGTAAAAAACGAATCAAATCAGCAAAATTTGATGGAGCCTTTCAAGAGGTAAGGAACTTTGGCTTGGTGTGCCTTAACACCGGATACTACGATTCATGGTCGGAAATGCGGTCAGGCCTATACGACAATAAGCGCGATGAACTCACAAAGTTCGGGGATGTATTTTCCAACTATAACTCCAACGAAAAAGCGTCTTTCTATCTTAAAACTTTTGGACACAATTGGGGAATCGCAACCGACGGTTATACGTGGAGATTGTTTAGTAAATCGTCCACAAATTCGCCTTCGACTTTTTTTGAATTCAAACTTGGCCGTTTGTTCGACGATATGCGAACCTCGGCGGCCGACAAAGATAATGAAAGCATAAAAGAGGCCATTAAATATTTCTATTGGTTCTTTTCAAAAGAGGGACTTTTTGGAAAGCCAATCTCTCTCGCTAACACCACGCTTAGTAGATCAAAGAACTATTTTGAAGATCTGGAAGACGACTTAAAAGGTCGTTTCGTACACGCAATGACCATTTCGGTAAACGGTCTTTTTGAAACCTTCAAAGGAAAGTCCAATGAAGAAGATCATCTTGACCTGATTCGAGACACCTCAGAAAGTTTAATTTTCTCTCTGCTTTTCATTCGATCATGCGAATCGAACAGAGTGATCCCACACAATCAGTCATACTTGAAGGTTTCATTGGCGAGCTTGATCCGAAGAATTCGGGACTATTCTCCTCAGGCAGATACTAAGACTAATTTCGAACGTCTCAACTTTTCGGTTACAAGCTTATTTGGAAAGGCCATCACTCCAAATGGTTACGAAGTATTCAGCTATATCCAAGGCTTAATGTCGATCCTTCAGTTTGGAGCCGGTGCCAAATATGAATTTGGATTTAAAATCGATGGCTTTAAAGAGACCGTCTTTTCCACGGAAGAGCTTTCATTTTTTAAAGCGAATAAACTACCGAACGAGTGCTTTATTAAACTTTTATTTGAAATGTTTTACGAGTCGTCCAATCGAAAATATCTGGAGATCCCGTTTGAATCCTTCACCCCGCGCCATCTCGGATCGATTTATGAGAGTTTTTTGGAATACCGGATTGCTGTAGAGAAGAAAGCGTATTTGCATGTAAAACGAATCGTAAACGATCGTGTAAAATGGAAATGGATACCAAAAAGCAAATTCAAGGAAAACTCTGCTGCAAGGGTGACCTTTGTAATTCGTCCAGGTGACCTTAGATTTAAACCTGCCGATGAAGACAAGAAGGAGGCTGGCGCCGTTTACACCCCCGATGTAATCGTACAGCATATCGTAAACTCGACATTGAGACCCCTCGTTGTCGGGAAGTCGGCCGAAAAGATACTGAGCCTGAAGGTTTGTGACCCAGCCATGGGCAGCGGTCATTTTTTAATCGCCGCTCTGAACTTTCTATCGGCCGCGTATGTCCGTGCTCTTACAAAGGGCGGCGGCACGTTGGGTACGTCAGATTTGGTTAAGGCTAGGAGAGAAATTCTAAAGTCGTGTATTTTCGGTATAGACAAAAATCCCCGAGCTGTAAAACTCGCAAAGCTCAGTTTGTGGCTCGAGAGTGCAGCAATTGATCGCAATCTTGAGCGACTAGACGACCAACTGATCCACGGAAATAGCTTGCATCAGACTACTGTTTGGAAAGAGCACAAGGGAATGCGGGATGGTGCATTTGATGCGGTCGTGGGAAATCCACCATACGTTCGCGCGAATGCGATGGCCGAGGAGGACAGAGAGTATTGCCGAAAGCATTTCAAAACTGTAACGGGGGCCTGGGATCTTTTTGTGCCGTTTCTTGAACTCTGCTTGAAGCTCTGCAAAGGCGATGGTCGATACGGCCAAATTTTGAGCAACAAAATTGCCGTGGCAGATTATGCAGAATTGATTCGAAAGCAACTGATCGAGGACACTTCGCTTGAAATGATTTTTGATTACACGAAATGCAAAAAGATTTTTGACTCAGCGTCGGTGGTGCCAATAACCATTATTGGTTCGAAAACCGTATTGGATATTCCGGGAAGTATTAGTGTTGGTACGCCTAAAGACGAGGACTTGAGCGATCCAAATAAGGTCCTGACGGCAGTATCTCCAAAAGACCTGCTTGGCAAAAAGTTTGCTTTTGAGATTTTCAAGACCAGCGACGACAATGCGATTCTCGATTCGCTATTCCAAAATCCATCCCTTGAAAGTGTCGAGCCGAACGTAAGAACGGGAATAATGGGATTCGAATATTGGGATCATGAGCCTTTTATAAAGGACGCTGCCGTCTATAAAGGGAAGGGTGCAACCTGGAAGGTCATAACCCCAGGACTTTTCAATCGTCTCGAATACACCTGGGGCACTGACTCTCTCAAGCTCTATAAAAAGAAGTTCGCAAAGCCAGTGATGCTTAAACAGAACAATCTTCTTTCAAGTGAGACTGAGGATATGTTTAACTCACCCAAAGTTGTAATTCGAGGTGTTGGAAAAGGTATTTGCGCCATATTGGATATCGAGGGCATCGCCCCTTTGGTAGGCGTTCACAGCGTGGTCTCCCCAAAGTTTCCATATTTCACATTAGCGCTATTTAACTCGCTGCTGGTGGACTGGATTTACGCAACCAAGCTACTTGGGAGCAAAATTCCACAGGGTTCGTTAAAGTATCCCCTCGCGTTCATTAAAAATTTGCCCTTCAAAGAAGCAGGGCTCAATGATATTGAAACCAGATTGAAAGCGCTCCTTTCGAATACAGTAGTATCGGATCAAGTTGTATGCCAGATGAACGAGATTATATTGAATCATTATTCAGTTGAACGATCTCGGTGGATAGAAATGTACGACAAAGTGCGAGAGACAATCGACCTAGATTATGATTTCAAAACATTTTTGGGTGAGTGA